DNA sequence from the Streptomyces sp. MST-110588 genome:
CGGGTCCCTGGCGCGCAGGCTCGTGACGGCCGGCGGCTTCCCGGCGGTCGTCGGCCGCCGCGAGCCGATCGCCGCCGAGGAGGCGCAGGAACTGACCAAGTCCCTGTACCGGGAACTGTTCGCCGCCCTGCGCGAACGGGGACTGCGCCGTACCCGGCCCGAGGACGTGGACTGGTTCGAGCCGCTGCGCAGGACCCGCAAACTGCTGCTGCGGGCACACAGCGTCTCCAGGACGGAACCGGTCGCGGCAGCCGCCAGCAGGGAATGGGCGCGGCCGGTGCTCTACCTGGCGCGGGACACCCGCTACGGCGGCGGGGGCGGCGGCAACGGCACCACGGGCAACGGCCACCCCTCGCCCGACGGCCCACTGCCGGACGACGTCCGCATCGAACTGGACATCCTGTGGGGGCTCCTGCGCGCACCGCACCAACCTCCGGCCCGCTTCTGCCGCGCCATCGAGGCAGAAGCCGACTCCCTCCTGGATCGCCGCCCCTGGGAAAGCAACCCCGAGGAACACGGCGAACGAGTGTGAACCAGCCCCGGCCCGGACCACGGATGGACCCGCAGACCGCCCAAAAGAACGCGCAGGACGCGGAGCCCGAACCCCGCCCGAGCGCCGCCCCCGAGCAGCCGTGGCAGAGCACCGGACCCGGACCCGGACCCGGTCCCGGACCCGGACCCGGGCACGAGTCCAGGTCCGGGACCGGGCCTCGGCCGGGTGCCGGGTCCGAGTGGTGGCAGGGTGTCGGGTCTGAGGTGCGGCCGGGTGCCGGGTTCGGGGCATGGCCGGGTGCCTTGGTCGGGCTGCGGCCGGGGATCGGAGCTGGGGCGTGGCCGGGGATCGGATCCGGGGTGTGGCCGGGCACTGGGGCTGGGGCCAGGTCCGGGACCGGGCTGCCGCCGGGGGCCGGGTCCGGGGCGTGGCAGGGCGCCGCCGGGGGTGAGCCGGAAGCCCTTTCCGCGGCCGGCTCCTTGGCCGGCTCCTTCGGGGCGTGGGACCCGGGGGAGCCGCCGGACGAACTGTGCGTCAACGCCTGGACGGGCGGCCCGGGACCGGTGGCCGCGCCGCTCGGGCCCGGGCACCGGGCCTGGGCGCTGGGACCGGTGGCCGGCGTCAAGCGACTGCTGCGCCCCGGCGCCGTGGACCCTGCGGACTACCGGGACGAACGGGTCGGCTGGGGACTCGTCCTCCCCGACCGTGACGGGCTGCCTCACCCGGCCCTCCCCGAAGAGGCCCCGGAACCGGTCCGGGCCCTGTTCGCCGCCCGACCCGGCGCACGGCTGCTGCGCCTGACCCGCGCCACACCCACCACCGCCACCCTGCGCGACTACGCGGCCGGGAAGGACATCGCCGTCATCGGCTCGCCGCGCGGCACGACCCCCGGCGCGCTGCCGAGCTATCTGCTGATCTACGGCGGCCCGGAGGCCGTACCGTGGCGGACGCAGTACCTGCTGGCCCGAGTGGCCCACGTAGGACGGCTCCACCTGACGGGCACCGGCCTCGAACGGTACGTGAGCGCGCTGCTGGACGGCTGGTCCGACTCGACCGCCCGCTACGACAGCCCACTGGTGTGGTCCCCGGACCACAGCGCCCAAGCCGACGAGGCTCAGAACCACGGCACCCGAAACGACGGCACCCCAAACCACTGCGGGGACCAGACTGATCGGAACCAAGCCCACCGAGTCCAGCCCAGCACAGCCGAGGCGCACACAGCCGAGACCCGTGGAGCCGAGCCCCACCGAGCCCAGCCCCACCGAGCCGAGACCCGCAGAGACCAGGACATCACCTCACTCATGCGGGACGCCATCGCCGCACCTGTCGCCGAACGGCTGCGCGCCGACGGCGAGATGCCCGGCAGCCTCTTCCTCGACGGCCGGGCGGGCCGGGCGTCGGTCGCCGGTCTGGCCCGGGCGCTCGCCGAGCTCCGCCCCGCCCTGGTGGTCACCACCAGCCACGGCCTGACGAGCCCCCTGCACGATCCGGCCACCCTCACCGCCCGCATCGGGCTGCCGGTCGACGCCCGGGGCGCGTACATCGATCCCCGTACGCTGCTCACCGACTGGCAGCCGGACGGGGCGATCTGGTACGCACACGCCTGCTGCGGAGCGGGCGCCGACCGGCGATCCGTCTTCGACGGCCTGGTCGCCCCCGACGGACCGGTAGGGGAAGTACTGGCCGGCGTCGCCGCACTGGGCTCCGTGGTGGCACCGCTGCCCACCGCCCTGTTGTCCGCCCGGCGCCCGGCCCGTGCCTTCATCGGCCACGTCGAGCCGACCTTCGACTGGACGCTGCGCTCACCCTGGACCGGCCAGCACCTGACGGACGAACTCACCTCGGTGCTCTACGGCGGGCTGTGCGGCGGCGAACCGGTGGGCCTGGCCCTGGACCGGATCACCAAGGGAATCGCTGCCTCGGCCCTGGCCCACGAAGAGGCACTGCACGCCTACAACGCGAGCGAGCACACCGAACGTGCCGGACTACGAGCGGCCCTGTACCACCGTCTGGTCGCCGCCGACCGTACCGCCATGGTCATCCTCGGCGACCCCACAGCCGCCCTCCCCCTCCCCTCCCTCCCCCTACCTCCTCAACAGTCCTGGCGGTTCTGACAGCCCTGGTGGTCCCGAGCAATTGTCAGGAGTCGTGGGTCGGGTGTCCTTGGGTTTCCTCGACGGTGCAGTTCGGTTCCGGTTGGTCCCGACGGAGGGCGTCGGGCGGCGGTCGTCGGTTACCTGTGGGTGATCCCGCTGGTCTGCGGTTGCTCGTCGGTGCGGTCGGCGAGCGCGCGCAGTTCGTCAGCGTAGGTGGTCCAGACGTCGCGGGCGAGGAAGTGGCCGACTCCGGGCAGGGTGTGAAGGCTGGCACCGGGGATGGCGGCAGCGATGTCGTGCGCGGCCGTCACGCGCACAAGCGGGTCGCTTTCGCCGTGCAGGACGAGGGTCGGCGCGGTGATCTGGGCCAGTGGTCCGCCGTGCCACTTCGCTCCGATCTGGCGGCTCTGCGCCTTCTGGTCGCGGAAGCTGGCGACTTGGTGCGCTGCTTCCTTGTCTATGAACTCGCGCACATCGTGCTCGTCGATGTCCTGGCCGGGCGCGGCCAGGATGCGGGCGGCAGCGAGGGCCAGATCCAGGTTGCCCTGAGGGGTCTTGGGGTAGTGCAGCCGGGCGAAACGGGGCAGGCATGCCAGGCGCAGGTAACGCAGGAGGCTCAGGCCCTTCGCGTCGCTGGGGACCGCCGAGGAGGTGGCCAGGCTCAGCACGCGCCTGGGGTGGCGGATGGCGGTGCGCTGTGCGATGAGCCCGCCCATCGAGTGGCCGAGGAGGTGGGCGCCCTCCCAGCCGAGGGCGTCGAGGACGGCGACCGCGTCGTCGGTGAGGTCCTCGGCGCTGTAGGCCGGGGCTTTGCGGTGGAGCAGGGCCTTGACCGGCGGGCCGACGCGCCGGTCGGGCAGGTGGGTGGATTCGCCGGCGTCGCGCTGGTCGTAGGCCACGACGTGGAAGCCGTGGCCGACCAGTTCGGCCACCAGGCCGTCCGGCCACCAGAACCGTGAGGTGCCCAGTCCCATGACCAGTAGCAGCGGGTCGCCTCCCGCGCCGCCCAGGTCCTCGAAGGCGATCTGTATCTCGCCGTTGTGCGCGAAGCGCGTCATCATGTCCCTCCCATTCGCGAACACCATTCGCGAACACCGTATGCGATAGGTAGGCTGGTGGCAACGCGGGAGGTAGCAGTGGCAGGACAGCAGGAGCCGGTGATCTGGATGCGGCCGGAACAAGCGCCGGTCGGACGCCGGGCCGAGCGCAGCCGCGCCGAGATCACCGCTGCCGCGGTGGAACTGGCCGACCGCGAGGGCCTGGACGTCGTCTCCATGCGACGCGTCGCATCCATCCTGGGCACCGGCGCCGCCTCGCTCTACCGCTACGTGGCCACCCGCGACGACCTGCTCGACCTGATGACCGACAGCACCGCGGGCGAATACGACCTGGCCGCCCCCAGCGGCGACTGGCAGGCCGACCTGCTCGCCATCGCCCGCCAGGCCCGGCAGATCATGCGCCGCCACCCGTGGCTGCCCGCCATGGTCATGAGCCGCCCCACGCTCGGCCCCCACGGGATCGACCTTTTGGAGCATGTGCTCGACGTGCTCGCCGACCACCCGGCCGACCATGCGCGCAAACTTGAGGCGTTCGCCCTCCTCGGCGGCCTGACCGCGCTGTTCGTCCAGAACGAAACGGCTGCCGCGGACCCGAGCGCCACGCGCCAATCCGCCTACCTCCGCCACGTTGCCGCCGCGGGAAGCCACCCCCGCATTACCGCCTTGCTCGCCGCTTCCCCACCCGATGGCCACTCCCGCGACCGGTTCGACGCCGTACTCATCCGCGCTCTGACCGGCGTGCTGGGCTGACATCCGCCCCAGCCGGCCACGGGGATCAGGCAGCGGCGGTCTCCGCGCGCCCGACCAGGACGCCGCCTTCGAACCTGGCGCCGGCGCGGACCGGCGGGACGAGGCGGGCTCCGGAAATCGCCCGCCGGCGAGCCGGGGCGGACTCAACGAGCTTGCACACCATGGCGAGAGCCGCGGCCGGGCCGCCCGCGCCGCGGGTGACCGTGGTGCGGACCTTGACCGTGCAGAAGGTCGACGCGATGGGGTCCGTGGTCCGCAGATGGATCCAGTGCCCGGCCGGGACGTCGTAGCACGCCCGAAGCCCCTCCCGGTCGCCGGTGATCTTCGCGACGGCCCTGGGCCACCTCGCGCCGTACGTCTTCGCGAACGCCGCGATCGCCCTCTCGGCATGGGCGCGGCCCTCGGCGTGGCAACTCTCCCGCCTCGCCTTCGTCGCACCCGACCGTGCGGATCTCGGCAGCGCGTTGGTGACGTTGCGGGCCTTGTGCACCCAGCACCGCTGATGCCGGGCGGTGGGGAACACCTCGGCGAGCGCCCTCCACAACCCCCTCGCACCGCCGCCGCCCACCAGCTCCGGGCCGCGCATCCCGCGGCGGCACTCGCGCAGCAAGTCGGCCCCCGACCCGGTGGACTCGCGCAGCCCCCCCGTGAGCGCGATCAACTCCTTGGCGCCGCCCAAGCCCACGCCGAGCAGGACCAGCACGCACGAGCGCGCCCGCCCCAGCCGCACCTTGGGGGAACGCCGTCGGCCCACACATACACGTCGTCGGACTCGGCGAGGTCGCGCCGCTGGAAGGCGGCATGGCCATCGGCCCACTGCTCGGCCAGCCGCGTCACGGTCGCGGGCAACAGTCCCGCTGAGCTGCCGAGGAACTGCTCGCCTGCGGGCACGAAGTCTCCGCAGGAAAGCCCGTGCAGGTAGAGCCGTGGCAGCACCTCGGAGCCCTTCGGCGAGCGGCACCACGACGGGAGGAGCTTCGAGGAGAACCGCTGTCGCTCGCCGGTGGCCTCATCGATGCGCCGGCCGTTCACGCGCGGGGCCACCACCCCCACCGGGCCGGCCGCGGTGACCACGGTCCGAGGCCGGTGGCGGCCGTCGCGGACCACCAGGCGGCGTCCGGCAGCATCGGTCTCAGCAGCCAACTCGGCCACGTACTGGCTGACCTCGGCCTCCACAGCGGCCTCGAGCACTCGGCGGCCACCCTCCCGCACGATCTCGTCGAGCAGGGAACCGGACCCGGTGGAACCGTCAGCAGTGACCAGGCCGGGCACGGGCGCACCTTCCCGACCCGCGCTGCGAACGCGGCCCTACTCGGTGACCACCCCAGGACCATTCGGGAAGGCACGCCCGCCGCGTGCCCCCGGAACCGATCCACAAGTCCTGAGCTTTGCTCCTG
Encoded proteins:
- a CDS encoding alpha/beta hydrolase, whose translation is MVFANGRDMMTRFAHNGEIQIAFEDLGGAGGDPLLLVMGLGTSRFWWPDGLVAELVGHGFHVVAYDQRDAGESTHLPDRRVGPPVKALLHRKAPAYSAEDLTDDAVAVLDALGWEGAHLLGHSMGGLIAQRTAIRHPRRVLSLATSSAVPSDAKGLSLLRYLRLACLPRFARLHYPKTPQGNLDLALAAARILAAPGQDIDEHDVREFIDKEAAHQVASFRDQKAQSRQIGAKWHGGPLAQITAPTLVLHGESDPLVRVTAAHDIAAAIPGASLHTLPGVGHFLARDVWTTYADELRALADRTDEQPQTSGITHR
- a CDS encoding TetR/AcrR family transcriptional regulator, whose product is MAGQQEPVIWMRPEQAPVGRRAERSRAEITAAAVELADREGLDVVSMRRVASILGTGAASLYRYVATRDDLLDLMTDSTAGEYDLAAPSGDWQADLLAIARQARQIMRRHPWLPAMVMSRPTLGPHGIDLLEHVLDVLADHPADHARKLEAFALLGGLTALFVQNETAAADPSATRQSAYLRHVAAAGSHPRITALLAASPPDGHSRDRFDAVLIRALTGVLG